The Pseudorca crassidens isolate mPseCra1 chromosome 3, mPseCra1.hap1, whole genome shotgun sequence genome includes the window GGGTGAACAGCCTAAGAAGTGGCTTCCCCAAGGGCAAAACGGGGAAGGCGATGGGAGGGGAAAGGACTTAGGAGTCGACCCTAGTTGGGTGGTTGAAAACAGCTACCCCTATAGCCACTCccaggcattaaaaaaattttagaaggaGCTGCCTCCATACCCACCCCCACCGCCATAGCCACCTCTGTAAGGTCCACTGTTACTGCGACCTCCCCAGCTGCTGCCTCctccaccgccgccgccaccgctcTTCATGGGCCCATAGGACGACTGGTGCTGGCTGTAGCTACCGAAGCCGCCGAAGCCGTTACCGTAGTCGCTTCCACCGTAGGACGAACCGCCTCCGCCGCCTCCGTAGGCGTTGTAGCCACCGCCGCCGCCGTAACCACCGTAGCTGTTGTAGCCGCCGCCGCCCTTAGACAGGCCGTTCTGGTCACGACCACCGCCCCGACCCCGACCGCCCCGGCCGCCCCGGGAGGAGCGGGAGCCGCCTCCGCCCCCACCGGAGTGGATATCCTCCTTGGGGACAGCCTTCTTCACCTCCACGCGATGGCCCTGGATCGGATGGAACTTGACCACCGCGGCCTTGTCTGCCGCGTCGTGATTCTGAAAATACACGAAGCCGAAACCACGCTTCTTGCCAGACTGCTTGTCGGCAATAATCTCGGCCTTTTCCACGGTGCCAAACTGCGAGAAGTGCTCTATCAGGTCGCCCTCGGCCACGTCTCCCTTAAGGCCCCCGACAAAGAGCTTCTTCACCTTGGCGTGGGCACCGGGCCGCGCCGAATCCTCCCGGGACACCGCCCGCTTCAGCTCCACCGTGTTGCCGTCCACGGCGTGGGGCGAGGCGGCCATGGCGGCATCGGCCTCCTCCACATTGGAGTAGGTCACGAAGCCGAAGCAACGGGAGCGCTTGGTCTGGGGGTTCACCACCACCACGCAGTCCGTCAGGGTCCCAAAGGCCTCAAAGTGGCCGCGCAGGCCCGACTCACTCGTCTGCACGTTGAGGCCGCCGATGAACAGCTTACACAGCTGGGAATTCTCCATCTCCACGGCCCGGGCCTTCCCCCCGCCCTGCGAGCTCCGAGGTTTCGCCGTCGCCGTTATCGTTAGCTAAGGCTTCTTCACAGCTTGGGCCCAGCCGTCGCTGGAGCCGCCCCCGCCGGTCACCGacggggaagggaagaagggaagggaagggaaagaggaagagaggaaggggaagggaaggggaaaggtgCCGGCTAGAGGGCGATCCGAGGAGAGTTGAAGGCAAGCGAGGACGCCGCTACCGCCACCTCCGCTCCCTTATCTGGGCACCACACAAAGAGGCCGCTGAACGCGCGCGCACCCTCGCCGAGGCGTGCGTCACCGCGGACGTACGACAGCCCAGGGCTGCCCGCCAATCCCCGCCTCGCTCTCATTAGTCCCGCCTACCGCGCTGCCGCGCCGCTCTAGGTCACGGACTCCCCGCCCTCCGCGGTCTATTCAAGCCCTCGGCCTGCGCTGCTCCCACCACCGCCTCTACCGCCCCGTTTTCAACCCCAGGACCCTCAGTTCACCCTGACTAGGGACTCTCCCTGCCCTTAGCGAACCTTTGCGATTCATTTGCCCCCAGCCCCGCGGCTGTTCCCGGTGATTTTCCCCCTCCCCTAGCCGTGTCCCCTCGCCAAACTCCGCAGTGGCGTTCGCGCCAGCCCCTTGAGAGACGTGTCAGCTCAGCCAATCACGGCGATCCGCTCGCACCCACTTCCGTTTGCGGCAGCTGCTGGACGGGCGCGCTCCCCGGTGCGCGCTGGCCCCGGCGCCCCTAGCGTGCAGAGCTCGCTCGCCACCCCCACGcctcctcccgccctgggctggccGCGGGGtgggaaatgggggaggggtCGAACAGGGGACGCGCTGGGGGACGTTCCCAACGGCTGCGGCCTGGGGCGCCACGCGCGGGCTTTTTGAAAACTTGACTGTTGGGGTTGGGGGTCCGGATTTATTTGCCGTGTTTCGGCCGGGCCGCTACACCTGGCGTCCTCGCCCCTCCCGTCCGCACAAAGATGGAGGGAAGAGGCCTAGTCGGGGAAGGCAGTTATTAACCGTTTATAGTGGGCCAGAGCGGCGATTAGACTAAAACGCGGGCACGTGGCCCTGCGCAAAAGAGAGCCCGAGGCCATGTGAAGGACAGCAGCGCGCCTCCAGACTTTCCGACCAAGGCGTGGCGCGAAACCCCCGCCACCCCTAGGCCGTCCGTGAAGCCCTCCGGCGACACTCCTCTCAGCCTCCCTTCACGCATTCAGACAGAGGACATTTTCATATTACCCCagtgtacacatatatttttcttttttctttttcgctgtacgcgggcctctcactgttgcggcccctcccgctgcggagcgcaggctcagcggccatggctcacgggcccagccgctccgcggcatgtgggatcttcccggaccggggcacgaacccgtgtcccccgcatcggcaggcggactctcaaccactgcaccaccaaggaagccctgtacacatatttttatatgtttacgTTATCTGTGCGAGCTTCCTTCCCAACTAAAACGttaggttttggggttttttttttgcggtacgcgggtctctcactgttgtggcctctcccgttgcggagcacaggctccagacgcgcaggctcaacggccatggctcacgggcccagccgctccgcggcatgtgggatcttcccggatcggggcaagaacccgtgtcccctgcatcggcaggcggactctcaaccactgcgccaccagggaagcccaaacgtTAGGTTTTTAAAGGAGTTTCCAATCGGACTGGGAGCCGAGGGAGTTAAACACATGAACACTGTATGTTAAGTATTACGCACCCCTGAGAACTGCCTTACGGACCCAGATGGGAATGCAAGAAAGTTACAGTGGCTTCCATTTATTGAACCTTTTGTGTGCCAAGCAAGATACAAGGAGTGCGACACGGTGTAAGACGTGTGACCGAAAGCCCAAAAACCGTGTGGTAAATTAGAAGAGGAATTCCTCACTGTATCCTGGAATGGAATGTATTCAGAAATGATTAAAGAGGTAGAAGTTGCACTGAATCGCAGAGTCAAAGGCTAGATAAGATTTCTATAGGGAGTTTATCTGAACAAAATCTGGAGGAAATTTATAAGCTCCCAGGGACAAAGAGTAGACCAGTTTGACTGGATCAGGAGGTTTTtgacattaaaaagtaaaataagggtcTTGGTATTATGGAATGTTTTGAAATTTAGATTAAGGAGTATGAATATTATTTCAGAGGCATACAGATAGGCTTCAAAATTTGGGGACAATCTATAGTCTGGCTCTAACACCTACTAACCATGTGACCATCAAGTTGTGTGACTTCAGACAGGTCACctaacctttttaaaattaaattataagttTTATTATCTGAAAATCAGAACATAAAACACCTACCCACTgtggtaaaaattaaatgagattctGCATGTAAACgcagagcacagtgcctggcacatagtaagtgctcaatttaTCCAATAAATACTATACCGAATGCTGGGAACAGGGCAGTAAACAatagacaaaaatctctgccctcatggaacttatattctTGTGGGGAGAAGCAGACAATAAATAAGAATGGTATACAGCATGTTTGATAGTGATAAGTgccattgaaaaaattaaaagagaaggaCAATAGGAAACTACTACCTTGTCATTACAAAACACAATTCAGGTATGTCAGGATTTGCTAACCAACTGATAAAGAATGAGGACAATAAAAGCATTCCAGTGTTTGAAATCTGGAAGCCAAAAACTGCAGCATAAtagtgtaaggccaactggcccgaggcaggggaacacaatcagattcacaggttgcatcagaccgaaactctccggaccacccagttccaggaactgacctggggactttgcacccggcccagccttcccgcctttcgaggggcgggactaacggtcccccaggatacccgaaaagaccaccaaataaggaataccctgcgccctcccagattcatcacacccctttcccttcttcccctataaaatcttgcccaaccctcgcccggaaGCGCTCCCCAaaaaagctcacttgaagctttcctctgtttcgcggtgccgtttgttaagatccgaccttacaaatAGAACTagaaaaatctaacaaaagaaaCTATTTTGGAGGAAGTGGGGGAGATAATGAACATTGTTGTTAATGTTTAAGGTGATACTGGGATATTCATGGGGCACTGTTTTCTGGGATGCCCAAGACTATAGCTCAGATGAGAGATTAGACCTGAAGGAATTCAGAGTCatccaaataaatgtaaaatagtaaAAGGTGAATTTCTGAAAGAATAAAACCATAACTTATTTTTCCATCTAAACTGTAAATTCTAAAGTAACAGTTTTTTCCTACATTGTTTTGAAATAATCCTCCATACCACCTTATTGAGGACCCATTGTTGGTTTAATTTCTATTGACTAGGAAAGCTTCAAAGAAATGTATGTCTAGTATAAGCCTTACATATAGAAGGAGGGTAGGGATGGTGGGAGACAACACAAGCATGTTTGAGAGACATTTAGAAAACCAGGATAAGTGCAAGGTAATTGGGATGTTAGATTCTTTTCAGAGATTAGATTGGTAAAGGTAGGGACAGTGAATAAGCAGTGTTATATAAACACTTAAATGATGCTGTCGCTTTCCTACCCCTCAGATCATtcaggagaaaaacatttttttttctactttacctTTTAGATCATTGCCTGAGTATGGTTCTTGGCTTTACCTTGCTTACAGGTATGTCAGccttccaaaacaaaaaagtttaaaaatataactgaaatttaGACAACCTTTGTTTTCCATCCCTCCTACAAATGTGATTACAAAAACCTAACTGAATATGGTGTTTAAACAACTCATAGAAATGCACAATAAAAAGGgcatatttgggcttccctggtggcgcagtggttgagagtccgcctgccgatgtaggggacacgggttcgtgccccggtccgggaagatcccacatgccgcggagcggctgggcccctgagccatggccgctgagcctgcgcgtccggagcctgttgctccgcaacgggagaagccacaacagtgagaggcccgcggaccgcaaaaaaaaaaaaaaaaaaaaaaaggcatattttACTGTACCTAAATATAcccagaaaaagaacaagagaactagagaaaaggaaaaagaatgagctGAAGAAGAGGGGGGAAACTATGGCCAGCTATATTTTCAGAAAGCAGcaactctgcttttttttttttaagtcaactttTTATTATATCCAAGAGTTTCTTTTTGCAGTTAAAAGTTCTGTTGTGGCCTGAACTGTGTCACCACCCTCCCCTCTATATTCATATTTTGAAGCCCTAGCCCCCAGTACTTCTGAGTGTAACTATAATTGAAGATAAGGtatttaaagaggtgattaatttaaaatgaggcTCTTAGGATGGAGCCCTAATCCATAtggttagtgtccttataagaaaaagaagagacaccaggggcATATGTGCACAGAGCAATGACCATGTGAAGAGGCAGCGAGAGGGtggtcatctgcaagccagggagaAAGATCTCAGAAGAActcaaccctgctggcaccttgatcttggacctccagcctccaaaAGTTGGagaaaaaatttctgttgtttaaaccacatattctttggtattttgttatggcagccctagcaaaccaatacatgttccatttttatttactCAAGGTACTTTCCAAAAGGGCAGTCTGCCATTTGTGATGAGGTACAGTCTTTCTAATGGACTCTTTAGCAACTCACATCAACAGCCTTAAAATCTGACCCATTCTTCTGAACCAGTAATGATACTTCTggaaatttatcctaaggaaataattgagGATCTGTGTAAGAGTTCAGCTACAACATCTCAATACTgtttaaactagaaaaaaaaaaaaaggaaactatctAAATGCCTCCAAATAGCTAACTAAttaaacaaataaggaaataattaagtaaatagTTCAGGTAAGAATATTATGAAGCAGTTAAATTGATActatatagggaaaaaaatgactggTACTTGGGTATGAATCTTACACCATTATGATGATGTGTGAAAGGTCACATTACTTATTTTACCAAATCAAATTAAGTCTAACTTTAAACCACATACTTGACAGAATGGCAATAATGTCAACATGTCATTATTGGGGCTCCTCTCATCTTTTTCCACTCAAAGGCACTTGCCTCTCTCCCCGTCCCCTCTTGGGCAATCTAAGAGCAATACCCTTGATAAAatgctttttgtttaaaaaaaagaaaggtgtggGGGACAATGAGGACTGAACTTAAAAGACTCTCCTAAGGCAAAAACATACACAGACATATTCAATCTGTGTATATATTAACTGTATCTTGTTCCAGTGCCTATGTATTTTCTTGCCTCAGGTGCAAAATCTAGGCTTTTAGAAGGaatttgtatttgtttcctcCACATGGGAGGGGATGTCAAAGGAGGAGGGCTTAGAAAAAGACACTTTCCCAAGTCTAGGACAAATGACCacacaaaaggtacaaacttccaattataagtcctggggatatcatgtacagcacagtgactatagttaacagtactacattgtatatttgaaagttgctaaaagagtagatctgaAAAGTTCTTATCTCAAGAAAAAAACTATATGAAGTGAAGGATGTTAACtacacttattgtggtgatcatttttgcagtatatacatatTGCAAATCATTAAGATGTACagctaaaactaatacaatattttctatcaattatacctcagtttttaacattaattttgaAACAAAAGACATGACCAGAAGCTTCTGGGTTTTTGTCCATGGGAGGAAACAGTGGCCCAGCCAGTGTACAGCCCATCATTCTACTTTACACTCccctgctacacacacacacacacacacacacacagagagagagagagagagagagagagagagagagagagataacagTGCAGGCTGAACACTATCTTGAAAGCAAGGGATATCACCTTAGTCTTGGGACCAGATCCACATCTGTAGCCCCAAATCAACCTGGAATTCTTACATGTAAAACTCCAATAATAATGGATATTTAATTGCCAACCACTTGGGTGGGAGGTTGGGGAAGATTACCAGAATTAAAGGATGTTATGGACTGagtgtgtcccccccaaattcatatgttgaggccTAATCCCCAATGTGCTGGTATTTGGACGTAGGGACTTTGGGAGGTAAGTcctgagagtggagccctcatgaatgggattagtgcccttataaagagaACCAAAGAGCTTTCTAGCTCTCcttccatcatgtgaggacacagcaagaagacagccactTATGAACtgggaagcaggccctcaccagatactcaatctgccagcaccttgatcttagatttcccagcctccagaaatatgagaaataaattttggttgtttataagtcaccaagtctatggtatttttgttatctcagcccaaacagactaaaacAGAGGACTTAACAAATTGACATTTCTCAGGCTACCTCTTCCCTAAAAAACACACACCTAAGTACAAACATATCCACAGACTCACACACAGAATATGAGCCTTCTAAATTAAAAGTATTTAGaacattctattttcatttattcatcattccacttcattcattcataggCTAAATGCTGTGAATAAAAGTCCCCTCCAGGAGCTCAACAGTCTTGGAAAAGAGGGAAAATCAACAACAGTAATACGttgagaagacagacagatgttGCAAATATAGTGTGTTGAGATAGAAATGGGCAGAAACCCAAAGTTCAGTAAATTCTTCTAATAGAAGGTAACTTCAGAAGTAGGTTTAAGAGTTAGTTAGGCCTACAAGAAGGTAATGGCGTTTCAAGTACAGGAAACAGTGTGTGTACACACTGTGTTTGGAGTCACACAGTAGATGATCAAGGGTATGACGCTGTATGGTATATTGGcttgttgctgctgtaacaaattaccacaaactcagtgccttaaaaaacacaaatttattatcctgTAGTAAGGAAATCAAACAGACGTCtcactaggctaaaatcaaggtgctggcagggctgtgttcctttctgcaAGCTCTAGGAGTGAGAAAGCAGCAGTCTGCAAACCGGAATGAGAGGTTTCACAAGAAACCAATCCTgacggcaccttgatcttggacttctagcctccagaattgtgagaaaataaaattctgttgttgaagccacccagtctgtggtactctgtgatggcagtcctagcaaactacTACACCCACCTAGAAAAGAAGTGCTCTCAACGTCCATTATTCAGGGAGTCAGACCTCACTCATCTGTTCATGCAAAACTTCCTGTACACATCTTGCCTAGATAAGAttacaccagggcttccctggtggcgcagtggttgagagtccgcctgccgatgcaggagacatgggtttgtgccccggtccgagaagatcccacatgccgcggagcggctgggcctgtgaaccatggccgctgagcctgcgcgtccggagcctgtgctccgcaacgggagaggccgcaacagtgagaggcccgcgtaccgcggaaaaaaa containing:
- the HNRNPA0 gene encoding heterogeneous nuclear ribonucleoprotein A0 yields the protein MENSQLCKLFIGGLNVQTSESGLRGHFEAFGTLTDCVVVVNPQTKRSRCFGFVTYSNVEEADAAMAASPHAVDGNTVELKRAVSREDSARPGAHAKVKKLFVGGLKGDVAEGDLIEHFSQFGTVEKAEIIADKQSGKKRGFGFVYFQNHDAADKAAVVKFHPIQGHRVEVKKAVPKEDIHSGGGGGGSRSSRGGRGGRGRGGGRDQNGLSKGGGGYNSYGGYGGGGGYNAYGGGGGGSSYGGSDYGNGFGGFGSYSQHQSSYGPMKSGGGGGGGGSSWGGRSNSGPYRGGYGGGGGYGGSSF